Proteins from one Azospirillum brasilense genomic window:
- the fdhE gene encoding formate dehydrogenase accessory protein FdhE, whose translation MTASSSDAPISEAAMSEATAAAMAAAGLVPGQSPSPLRLPDTAIFARRAARLRTLAEGHAMGDWLRFVAALADAQAAVAATPAILPPEEQWAADLRALADRLDTLPGGAREALTALAASDADTLEALAGRWAGDALEDGDLAAAPFLAAAFQTAWTRHAAALDPASVTTHATATACPVCGGAPVAGVLQVGMESGGLRYLHCGICHTAWHHVRSSCVACGDGKDVSQRFVEGADGTEANGAVRAETCDACHSYLKLLFLEKAPDLDPVADDLATLALDLLLGEEEYRRIGVNPFLAVAG comes from the coding sequence ATGACCGCCTCCTCCTCCGACGCCCCGATTTCCGAAGCGGCGATGTCCGAAGCGACTGCCGCCGCCATGGCCGCCGCCGGTCTGGTGCCGGGCCAGTCGCCGTCCCCGCTGCGCCTGCCCGACACGGCGATCTTCGCCCGGCGGGCGGCACGCCTGCGCACGCTGGCGGAGGGGCACGCCATGGGCGACTGGCTGCGCTTCGTCGCCGCGCTGGCCGACGCCCAGGCGGCAGTGGCCGCCACCCCCGCCATCCTGCCGCCGGAGGAGCAGTGGGCCGCCGACCTGCGCGCCCTGGCCGACCGGCTGGACACCCTGCCCGGCGGTGCGCGCGAAGCCCTGACCGCGCTCGCCGCGTCCGACGCCGACACCCTGGAGGCGCTGGCCGGGCGCTGGGCCGGCGACGCTCTGGAGGACGGCGACCTCGCCGCGGCGCCCTTCCTGGCCGCGGCCTTCCAGACCGCCTGGACGCGCCACGCCGCGGCGCTCGACCCGGCGTCGGTGACCACCCACGCCACCGCCACCGCCTGCCCGGTCTGCGGCGGCGCGCCGGTCGCCGGCGTGCTGCAGGTCGGCATGGAAAGCGGCGGCCTGCGCTATCTCCATTGCGGAATCTGCCACACCGCCTGGCACCATGTGCGCTCGTCCTGCGTGGCCTGCGGCGACGGCAAGGACGTCTCCCAGCGCTTCGTCGAAGGGGCGGACGGCACGGAGGCCAACGGCGCGGTGCGGGCGGAGACCTGCGACGCCTGCCACAGCTATCTGAAGCTGCTGTTCCTGGAAAAGGCGCCGGACCTCGACCCGGTGGCCGACGACCTCGCTACCCTGGCGCTCGACCTGCTGCTGGGCGAGGAGGAGTACCGCCGCATCGGCGTCAACCCGTTCCTGGCGGTTGCTGGGTAG